Below is a genomic region from Culicoides brevitarsis isolate CSIRO-B50_1 chromosome 2, AGI_CSIRO_Cbre_v1, whole genome shotgun sequence.
TGGTGGAATTGATACGAGATATTACGTTGTGAGTAATGAAGGGAATGCAGATGGAGGACAGCAAATTAATggtgagtttaattttttacggtttttcaaagaaaatattaaaaaattgtaagatttttatgaaaaattaaataaaatctcataaaaagctttatatttttgcaaaattttcaaaaaaactatgaaaattttacaaaaatcttaaaaataaaaaatattcaaaattaaaaaaatatttaataatacctaactaaaaaaaataaattataataaaattaatattttaaatttttttataaataaatttttttttttttgatatttgcaatttttgaaaaaaaaatattttttttgtcagaaaaagaaaaaaaatatgaaaaataaaaattaaacaatattattaaattattttcttctaaatttttttgaacaagtaagtctttttttatcatttttttttttcaaaaattaattaatgaaaaaattaaattatttttataaaattattttttttcaattaaaaaaatattaaaaaaaagttttaaattcatattattaaaacaaaactttaattcTTAACACAATATCTAttcaaaacgataaaaaagtgATATTCATTGCATAACCAaaagcaattatttatttttttatcaagttcACAAACCCtcgatttttttgagattccGTCAGAGGGCGTCTGATCTTGCCGATTTTCCATTTCCGGCACCGACTTTTTCCATTTCCGGCAccgattttttcacaattataGCGCCTCACAACGGTGATTTATAGaactaatttttgattaattgagtcactttaattttaaaaaataatttttttttcaggcatCATCGAAAAGCGCAACGCTCGAGAACGTAAACGaggtaaaaaaatctctaaaaaaataaaattttagtctaaaattcttttgaaaaaatttttcagtaaaagcCGTCAACGAAGCCTTCGCCAAACTCCGTCAAATGATCCCATCCGTGGCAAATCGCAACAAACGCGTCTCCAAGGTCAAAACACTCCAAAAAGCCCTCCAATACATCTCGCAACTGCGTCGCACACTCGAAAACGACGAAAATCGAATTCCCGCCCGCAGTCAAAACAACTTTTGATCCGAAATCCGAATACCAAAGTTTAATAACCAAAGAAGAGTCTTGTTGTAACGTCGAATAAAAcggaataaattatataaataaaagcgTATAAGAGTcgtattctaataaaaatactaCGAATGTTGTGTGTATGATTAATTGCTCATGTgtgtaaacaaataataataaatttgtaccAGCATCCATTTTTCTttctacttcttttttttctattttgaagtttatttatttaattttttctacaagtTTAATTGTTTAGCGTTTGGCGGTCGTGTGTCTTCGCGCAAGtacttggaaaaaatattccagGACTGTTTTAggtcgaaaaattaaagtttatcagaaattttctcatgatcgtcatatttttatgacacgacttctgttttatttctttatttttctgtaaattacacatttttctctctttttctgtCTTCGTAATGAAAGGAGTGTTATGTGTAATTATTGTTGTGTTCATTACTTTGTCACTCATCGCCGCTATTAACTTCgagataaagaagaaaaaaaaaactaaaaataagtcTAATGAAGCAAACTCGATCAAacataattttcttgttatgcgaaacttttttttttcagttgacaGATTGCGCGCTTCTGTTTTCGAAAAACGCGAAAGTTCACACTTTAGATTAACTTTTTTCcgggaaaaattcatttttaaaatttttttattccaaatttgacacaaaaacgGATCAAATGAAGTGtaaacttgtttatttttgttacaaaattatttttttgtgttgtgacGCCTcggtttataaataataaataacaaaaaaaaatgttcaacagACAAAGGATAACGCCTTTGAAGGTAAGCAAACGCTACCGAGATGCTTATCGAAAGTATTTCGTCtgtgatttttataattttttttataaatatttttttcttcttcaaataaaatatcacgttgcaccaaaaaattgaataaaaaaacgaatgtttataaaataatgaaaaggaGTCcgtttaaaggaatttttataagatttcttggtgttgaatttcaaaaaattatataaaaaaaattaagcaattttaCCTCCCATGCGTGTTTTTAGTTGCCGAATCCTTCAGGAAGTGACAGCAACTGGAAACCGTTGAAAAGTCCCCTTTTTATTGAGAGGATATCCATAAATTTCTTTGGTAATCGCTTCATTTTTGTATCcttttacccaaaaaaaaaatagtgcaaTAAATCGAGATCAtcccacaattttttttttctaaaaaattaaaaaaaaaaaattaaaatccttttttagataaaatattcttgaagttgcggtaaatttaaaataaattaaaaaaataaaataaaattaatttttatcaatttttaaaaatttgtcatgatattttaatttaatttcttaactttttaataaaaaaaataattatttaaaatgattttaataaattaattatttaataatttaatttaatttaattataattataatttatattaataatattaatatattaattatattaatatattaattatattatatattaattataattatttaattttaattataatttaatttaaaaaagaaaaagattaaaaatttattgaaaattaatttttttcatttttttattatgatttaattaaaaatgtttaatttaaaaaatatttttaataaattaaattatttttaaaatttcttactttatttattcttcattaaaaaaaaaataatgtattaatcaattaaacttttattaaagtttattaaacatttttaaatttttggaaataatttttatttattttttttttataaattataaaaataataaaataaattaaaaaataattaaattaaaataatttgttaaaaaaaattattaaattaattaaatttattttttattttattttcatttaaaacttcCCGCACTTTTTCttactaaaaaacaaaatcggatgaaatttttataaaaataaaataattgacatAACTTTGCGTTGGTctgattcatgaaaaaaaaaaaaaaaaattctgtcagACACAATTCTGAATGCGCatcataaatacaaaaatttatggtaaaaaaaaaccaacaagTGTATGAAATGCTGCCAGATGAGATTCAACTTGCGACACACATTTTTCGTGTTCTTTCGTATTCGTCTCTCGTTCAATCCATTAAAGATGTCGACTACAAAGATGCAACCCGTTGATAAAgatcctttttaattttgggtCGGGTcttaaaaaagtcatttgctctccagaaaataataaaaagaacacaagagaaaattaataaataaaaattaagaaaaaaaaaggacgGACAGAAGACAACGACGGAAATGTTAagaaattaaccaaaaaaatttattgggtTAACTTTTATTGACTCGTTGTAGATTTTTACGACGATTTGGGataagagacacaaaaaaatgaccgaaacgtgaaaaattatttgttgataGACACACTTGCTTGGGTGCATTTCAGgtcaaatttcaaccaaaatgaGGAATGCGGAAATTCTTTCAATGCATGATCAgcccgaaaaaatatttaaaaccttTAACCgccctttttttaatttttttcgtgttattcTAATCCTCGACATCCTGAACTCTTCTCGTGTAACGCAGactaatttacataatttgtgCATAATTCCCACGCTCTCTTCGTCGCAACGGTTCTTTCCTAAGTCGTAAGCCAGGCACGTCAAATAATCCCGAAAacgcacaaaaatatttattttaatttctagattttttttctcgtctcaaTTTCAGTGTGTTGTTTTTACTTAAaagtttagataaaaaaaaaatatttttttacgaaagaaGACAGACATGAAAATTATGTTGCATGTGAGGCATTTCTTTCTATGTTTTCTGAAATTGGTCTTTTATGCAACAAGTGAATGCAAGTGCACTCAATGGGCCATATATGTAGATGGAAAACAGCGATACGATGGACTACATTTGTAATGATCATCATTAGGTTGATCGCGGACTGAGATATCGAGTCAAGCGTGGCAATTGTTTGGGAGACGTAACCGTTATTGTGGtgaattttttggtttgtctttaaagatttgattttttatttttagaaaattgtcacaattttacttgaaatgttaaagtttaaggtaaatttttgaaatattttaaaaattatgttttattaaaataaaaaaaaaattaataaaaaaaaaaaaaaattaaaaaaaaattaattaaaaaaaaaatttaatataaaattattaatttaatataaaataaaaaaatacctttaaaatgcaaaaaaattattattaaattattaaaattattttcaaatataaataaatttaaaaaaaactaaaaataatttaaattttttaatttaaaatattttttttttcaatttaaaattaaatatttttcaagtaattccaaaaaaatgataaaaattcatgagaaaaatattttttttaagttttaaaaatttaagctatatttttaaaacgaaaattgaaaattttaagattcaagtttgacttaatttatttataaaaactttttattttctttaatttaacaatttgaactcaattctatgaaaatttatctcaaattaaatgaaaaaatattagaatataTTAGAGCTATAATCTttcattgataattttaaacattttttaaaaataaaaatttcaagataaatttttcaaaataaataaaattttttaacagattcaatcgaaaattaaataaaataataaatagaatatttaattgataataattta
It encodes:
- the LOC134832074 gene encoding protein atonal-like codes for the protein MATKNDSPEATFDESTGSTDQSYWSIEYFQVNEEYSFITKDVSEDFGGIDTRYYVVSNEGNADGGQQINGIIEKRNARERKRVKAVNEAFAKLRQMIPSVANRNKRVSKVKTLQKALQYISQLRRTLENDENRIPARSQNNF